In the Aliarcobacter cryaerophilus genome, one interval contains:
- the hslU gene encoding HslU--HslV peptidase ATPase subunit: MDMTPRQIVAYLDDYIIGQKDAKKTIALALRNRYRRMRVEPNLQEEIMPKNILMIGSTGVGKTEIARRMAKMMGLPFVKVEASKYTEVGFVGRDVESMIRDLLYESINLVTKEYEEKIKDKIDDEVNKKIIEKLVPPLPDSASENAKESFIKTYNLMEKKLLNGDLDDKKIEIELPKKAHVEIIDSNLPFDMSSMQESLNKMLGSLNKEKIKKEVSIKDAKILLRGVASEGLLDTEAIKIEALKRAENGGIIFIDEIDKIASGKKNQGQDPSKEGVQRDLLPIVEGSSVQTKFGQIKTDHILFIAAGAFHVSKPSDLIPELQGRFPLRVELESLDEDALYKILTNTKNSLLRQYKALLKVEDVELEFDDDAIRAFAKYSVAANEKTEDIGARRLHTVIEKVIEDISFDADEKKGSKVVVTSQLVSEKLEKIVDNVDVTRYIL, translated from the coding sequence ATGGATATGACACCTAGGCAGATTGTTGCTTATTTAGATGATTATATTATTGGTCAAAAAGATGCAAAGAAGACCATAGCTCTAGCTTTAAGAAATCGTTATAGAAGAATGAGAGTTGAGCCAAATCTACAAGAAGAGATTATGCCAAAAAATATTCTAATGATTGGAAGCACAGGAGTTGGTAAAACTGAAATTGCAAGAAGAATGGCAAAAATGATGGGTCTTCCTTTTGTAAAAGTAGAAGCTAGTAAATATACAGAAGTTGGGTTTGTAGGAAGAGATGTTGAATCTATGATTAGAGACCTTCTTTATGAAAGTATAAATCTTGTTACAAAAGAGTATGAAGAGAAAATTAAAGATAAAATTGATGATGAAGTAAATAAAAAGATCATTGAAAAATTAGTACCTCCACTTCCTGATAGTGCAAGTGAAAATGCAAAAGAGTCGTTTATAAAAACTTATAATCTAATGGAAAAGAAGTTATTAAATGGTGATTTAGATGATAAAAAAATAGAGATAGAACTACCTAAAAAAGCTCATGTAGAGATAATTGATTCTAATTTACCATTTGATATGAGTTCTATGCAAGAGAGTCTTAACAAAATGTTAGGAAGCTTAAATAAAGAAAAAATAAAAAAAGAAGTAAGCATAAAAGATGCAAAAATTCTTTTAAGAGGTGTTGCTAGTGAAGGTTTACTAGATACTGAAGCTATAAAAATAGAGGCTTTAAAAAGAGCTGAAAATGGCGGAATTATTTTTATAGATGAGATAGATAAAATTGCAAGTGGAAAGAAAAATCAAGGACAAGATCCATCAAAAGAGGGTGTTCAAAGAGATTTACTTCCAATAGTTGAAGGTAGTTCAGTTCAAACAAAATTTGGACAAATAAAAACTGATCATATTTTATTTATTGCAGCTGGTGCATTTCATGTATCAAAACCAAGTGATTTAATACCAGAACTTCAAGGAAGATTTCCTCTTAGAGTTGAGTTAGAAAGTCTTGATGAAGATGCTCTTTATAAGATTTTAACAAACACAAAAAATTCACTTTTAAGACAATATAAAGCTCTTTTAAAAGTTGAAGATGTTGAACTTGAATTTGATGATGATGCTATAAGAGCTTTTGCTAAATATAGTGTTGCAGCAAATGAAAAAACAGAAGATATAGGTGCAAGAAGACTTCACACTGTTATTGAAAAAGTTATTGAAGATATATCTTTTGATGCAGATGAGAAAAAAGGTTCAAAAGTAGTTGTAACTAGCCAGTTAGTATCAGAAAAACTTGAGAAGATAGTAGATAATGTTGATGTTACAAGATATATATTGTAA
- the hslV gene encoding ATP-dependent protease subunit HslV, with the protein MFHATTILAYKGKNKAVIGGDGQVSFGNTVLKGNATKIRTLYKGQILAGFAGSTADAFNLFDMFEAHLETCKGDLLKSVIAFSKEWRKDKYLRRLEAMMIVLNKEKIFILSGNGDVVEPEDGEIASIGSGGNFAISAARALAKHSQLDEEELVRESLMIAGELCIYTNQNIKILKIEE; encoded by the coding sequence ATGTTTCACGCAACTACAATTTTAGCCTATAAAGGTAAAAATAAAGCTGTTATTGGTGGAGATGGACAGGTGTCTTTTGGAAACACTGTTTTAAAAGGAAATGCTACTAAGATTAGAACTTTGTATAAAGGTCAAATTTTAGCAGGTTTTGCAGGAAGTACAGCAGATGCTTTTAATCTTTTTGATATGTTTGAAGCTCATCTTGAAACTTGTAAAGGTGATTTATTAAAATCTGTTATTGCTTTTTCAAAGGAGTGGAGAAAAGATAAGTATTTAAGACGACTTGAAGCTATGATGATAGTTTTAAATAAAGAAAAAATATTTATTTTAAGCGGAAATGGAGATGTTGTTGAGCCTGAAGATGGCGAGATAGCAAGTATTGGAAGTGGTGGAAATTTTGCAATAAGTGCAGCTAGAGCACTAGCAAAACATTCACAGCTTGATGAAGAAGAACTAGTTCGAGAGTCTTTAATGATTGCTGGTGAGCTTTGTATTTATACAAATCAAAATATAAAAATATTAAAAATAGAGGAATAA
- the rplI gene encoding 50S ribosomal protein L9, with protein sequence MKVLLIKDVKTLGKAGEIKEVADGYGKNFLIGKGLALQATNEVIAKHNAEQKKLALKEEEEIKAAKELAEKINATKLTIRHKVGANGQLIGSVTNKEISEELEKQFSIMVDKKSIVVDNKLKTIGIYEVSCKLGHSVNATLKIDIIAG encoded by the coding sequence ATGAAAGTATTATTAATAAAAGATGTAAAAACTTTAGGAAAAGCAGGTGAAATCAAAGAAGTAGCTGATGGATATGGTAAAAATTTTTTAATAGGGAAAGGCTTAGCTTTACAAGCAACAAATGAAGTAATAGCAAAACATAATGCAGAACAAAAAAAGCTAGCACTTAAAGAAGAAGAAGAGATAAAAGCTGCAAAAGAGTTAGCAGAGAAAATAAATGCAACAAAACTTACAATTAGACATAAAGTTGGAGCAAATGGACAACTTATTGGAAGTGTTACAAATAAAGAGATAAGTGAAGAACTTGAAAAACAGTTCTCTATTATGGTTGATAAAAAAAGTATAGTTGTTGATAATAAATTAAAAACTATCGGTATTTACGAAGTTTCTTGTAAATTAGGACACTCGGTAAATGCAACGTTAAAAATAGATATAATCGCTGGTTAA
- a CDS encoding recombinase family protein — MSKNFTYIRKNRNNMSYTDEQKELISKYILKNSLTIYKHIEIEINRPSQEKNIIQLLENCEKNSTIIVANLNVFGRTIDRILEIVKFLLSNKIRIIVVEQNLDLLSSDDKLTLMILNIIKMTISLEKELQSLRTKEALNAKKEDGIPLGKPKGTIQKSKFDEQRDKIEELLGMGLSVRKIAKLLGYNNHIGLNSYVKKRDIRAIALDKK; from the coding sequence ATGTCAAAAAATTTCACATATATTAGAAAAAATCGAAATAATATGAGTTATACGGATGAACAAAAAGAGCTTATTTCTAAATATATTTTAAAAAATTCATTAACTATTTACAAACATATTGAAATAGAGATAAATAGACCTTCTCAAGAGAAAAATATTATTCAACTTTTAGAAAATTGTGAAAAAAACTCTACAATAATTGTTGCAAACTTAAATGTTTTTGGAAGAACTATTGATAGAATTTTAGAAATTGTAAAGTTTTTATTATCAAATAAAATAAGAATAATTGTTGTTGAACAAAATTTAGATTTGCTAAGTAGTGATGATAAGCTTACATTAATGATTTTAAATATTATAAAAATGACTATCTCCTTAGAAAAAGAGCTTCAGAGCTTAAGAACAAAAGAGGCATTAAATGCAAAAAAAGAGGATGGTATTCCTCTTGGAAAACCAAAAGGTACTATTCAAAAATCAAAATTTGATGAGCAAAGGGATAAAATAGAAGAGCTTCTTGGTATGGGACTTAGTGTTAGAAAAATAGCAAAACTTTTAGGATATAACAACCATATAGGTTTAAATAGTTATGTAAAAAAGAGAGATATTAGGGCAATTGCGCTTGATAAAAAGTAG
- a CDS encoding UbiX family flavin prenyltransferase, giving the protein MKLTVGISGASGVNLALKFIKQIPKDIEIFVVFSKSSKKALKLENGIKTKEIFKDYENITLFKDKNIGASLASGSFKVDKMIILPCSSNTLAKCSVGIADSLITRAFSVMLKEKREIIIAPRELPLNTIMLENMLKLSNLGVVIAPPILGYYSSQQTLEDMENFIIGKWMDLLKIDNKLYKRWK; this is encoded by the coding sequence TTGAAATTAACAGTTGGAATTTCAGGTGCTAGTGGAGTAAATCTAGCTTTGAAATTTATAAAACAGATACCAAAAGATATTGAGATTTTTGTCGTATTTTCAAAAAGTTCAAAAAAGGCTTTAAAACTAGAAAATGGTATAAAAACGAAAGAAATTTTTAAAGATTATGAAAATATAACACTTTTTAAGGATAAAAATATAGGTGCTTCTTTAGCTTCTGGATCATTTAAAGTTGATAAAATGATTATTCTTCCTTGCAGTTCAAATACTTTGGCAAAATGTAGTGTGGGAATTGCTGATAGCTTAATTACTAGAGCTTTTTCTGTAATGCTAAAAGAGAAAAGAGAAATTATAATAGCTCCAAGAGAGTTACCTTTAAATACAATAATGTTAGAAAATATGCTAAAACTTTCAAATTTAGGTGTTGTGATTGCACCTCCAATTTTGGGGTATTATAGTTCTCAACAAACTTTAGAAGATATGGAAAATTTTATTATTGGAAAGTGGATGGATCTATTAAAAATAGATAACAAACTATATAAAAGATGGAAATAG
- the coaD gene encoding pantetheine-phosphate adenylyltransferase, with product MKNNDYNYTGSYKKAIYSGTFDPITIGHLDIIERAIKVFDEVIISVAKSEMKKPMFSHDKRVEFVEASTKHLKNVRVVGFDTLLVDLARDLQINTIIRGLRAVSDFEFELQMGYANSSINHNLETVYLMPTLEHAFVSSTIVREIIRFEGRFEHLVPKEVLKCM from the coding sequence ATGAAAAATAACGATTATAACTATACTGGTTCATATAAAAAAGCTATTTATAGTGGGACTTTTGACCCAATTACTATTGGACATTTGGACATTATTGAAAGAGCAATAAAAGTTTTTGATGAAGTTATTATAAGTGTTGCAAAAAGTGAAATGAAAAAACCAATGTTTTCTCATGATAAGAGAGTAGAGTTTGTAGAAGCATCTACGAAGCATCTTAAAAATGTAAGAGTTGTAGGATTTGATACTCTTTTAGTTGATTTGGCAAGAGACTTACAAATTAATACAATAATCAGAGGATTAAGAGCTGTTAGTGATTTTGAATTTGAACTACAAATGGGGTATGCAAACTCTTCAATCAACCATAATCTTGAAACAGTTTACCTAATGCCAACACTAGAGCATGCCTTTGTAAGCTCTACAATTGTGCGAGAAATTATAAGATTTGAAGGCAGATTTGAACATTTAGTTCCAAAAGAGGTTTTAAAATGTATGTAG
- the tmk gene encoding dTMP kinase — MYVVIEGIDTAGKSTQLEILKNKFPNAIFTKEPGGTALGIKLREMILSGEANSSLAEMFMFLADRAEHTQEIILKNKNKLIISDRSFISGIAYAKDRKIDDLIELNRLATSNNFPQKVILLELKKDELQKRLSQKQNDSIEKRGLDYLLDIQARLKETILKLNIKHIFIDASLNIDEIAKKIEDFINAK; from the coding sequence ATGTATGTAGTTATTGAAGGAATTGATACAGCAGGGAAATCAACTCAATTAGAAATTTTAAAAAATAAATTTCCAAATGCAATTTTTACAAAAGAACCAGGTGGAACTGCTCTAGGTATAAAGCTAAGAGAGATGATTTTAAGTGGAGAAGCAAATAGTAGTTTAGCTGAAATGTTTATGTTTCTTGCAGATAGAGCCGAACACACTCAAGAGATAATATTAAAAAATAAAAATAAATTAATTATTAGTGACCGTTCATTTATATCTGGAATTGCTTATGCAAAAGATAGAAAAATAGATGATTTAATAGAATTAAATCGTTTAGCAACTTCAAATAATTTTCCACAAAAAGTAATTTTACTAGAACTAAAAAAAGATGAATTACAAAAAAGGTTGTCTCAAAAACAAAATGATAGTATTGAAAAAAGAGGATTAGATTATCTTTTGGATATTCAAGCAAGATTAAAAGAGACTATTTTAAAACTAAATATTAAACACATTTTTATAGATGCAAGTTTAAATATAGATGAGATTGCAAAAAAAATTGAGGATTTTATAAATGCTAAATAG
- the hisS gene encoding histidine--tRNA ligase, whose amino-acid sequence MLNSTKTIQSLRGMKDIVGSDSELFIYFVENASKIAQKYGFSYIETPLLEETALFKRSVGESSDIVNKEMYQFIDKGQNDVCLRPEGTAGVVRHFVEKKLDRAGGTYKWYYYGPMFRYERPQKGRLREFHQFGCEVFGISNVYEDANIIMLIREILEYFGIGFTLKLNSLGCVECMPQYKNNLINHLNSFKSELCEDCNRRVDTNPIRVLDCKNEKCQTLLKDAPKITNSLCISCDSDFEKLKEILDFNKINYEIDSNLVRGLDYYNKTAFEFVSNEIGAQSAIAGGGRYDRLVEYLGGKSTAGIGFAIGIERLLELIKMNKEQKEFLYIGVLDEISLNKAFEIAIKKRKTTKTYIEYTPRGFAKHFGIAEKLGCNIVALIGEKELENGIIYTKNLNTKEENNIILEDF is encoded by the coding sequence ATGCTAAATAGTACAAAAACAATTCAAAGTTTAAGAGGAATGAAAGACATTGTAGGAAGTGATAGTGAACTTTTTATATATTTTGTAGAAAATGCTTCAAAAATAGCACAAAAATATGGTTTTTCTTATATAGAAACTCCTCTTTTAGAAGAGACAGCACTTTTTAAAAGAAGTGTTGGTGAAAGCAGTGATATTGTAAATAAAGAGATGTATCAATTTATTGACAAAGGTCAAAACGATGTATGTCTAAGACCTGAAGGAACAGCTGGAGTTGTAAGACATTTTGTAGAGAAAAAACTTGATCGTGCTGGTGGAACTTACAAGTGGTACTACTATGGTCCTATGTTTAGATATGAAAGACCTCAAAAAGGAAGATTAAGAGAGTTTCACCAATTTGGTTGTGAAGTTTTTGGAATATCAAATGTTTATGAAGATGCAAATATTATTATGCTTATTCGTGAAATTCTTGAATATTTTGGTATTGGATTTACTCTAAAACTAAACTCTTTGGGTTGCGTTGAGTGTATGCCACAATATAAAAATAATCTAATAAATCATCTAAATAGTTTTAAATCTGAGTTGTGTGAAGATTGTAATAGAAGAGTTGATACAAATCCAATTAGAGTATTAGATTGTAAAAACGAAAAGTGTCAAACTCTTTTAAAAGATGCTCCAAAAATAACAAATAGTTTATGTATCTCTTGCGATAGTGATTTTGAAAAGCTAAAAGAGATTTTGGATTTTAATAAAATAAATTATGAAATTGACTCAAATTTGGTTCGTGGGCTTGATTACTACAACAAAACTGCATTTGAGTTTGTAAGCAATGAAATTGGTGCTCAAAGTGCAATTGCTGGTGGTGGAAGATATGATAGATTGGTTGAATATCTTGGTGGAAAAAGTACAGCTGGAATTGGTTTTGCTATTGGTATAGAAAGATTGCTAGAGCTTATAAAAATGAATAAAGAGCAAAAAGAGTTTTTATATATTGGTGTTTTAGATGAAATTAGTTTAAATAAAGCTTTTGAAATAGCAATTAAAAAAAGAAAAACAACAAAAACTTATATTGAATATACTCCAAGAGGTTTTGCAAAGCACTTTGGAATAGCTGAAAAGCTAGGATGCAATATTGTTGCACTAATTGGAGAAAAAGAGCTAGAAAATGGAATAATTTATACAAAAAACTTAAATACAAAAGAAGAAAATAATATAATTTTAGAGGATTTTTAA
- the speA gene encoding biosynthetic arginine decarboxylase: MKNRYGIDIWSDDNFFIEDGVVKVNYKPYPSLIKIVKDVRKQGFKGPLLLRFPHITKKQVKTLFNTFNASIKEYDYKGKFNAVFPLKVNQLPNFIHPLVSYGKKYNYGLEAGSKAELIIAMTYNNMGSPITINGFKDKEMIHLCFIAKSMGHDITVIIEGLNELEMILEVLKETKMEAPNVGLRVRLHSGGSGVWAKSGGIDSKFGLTSTEILEAFELMQENELEDLLTMIHFHIGSAMNTIKPLKKALRESGHIYAELKNIGAKKLNSINIGGGLSVEYSAYEQSRFYSLTEFASDVVFTLKDIAKQKGVEEPNIFTESGRFISAASTVLITPVLELFSAEYELDHLRLKETNPPLIEELRELFKDMTKKKAYEFMHDSIDHLESLLTLFDLGYIDLQDRSNAEILTHQIIKKAISLLQVDDYEELKRFDKNIQEKYLLNFSLFQSLPDYWGIDQEFPIMPITHLDKKPTRSASLWDITCDSDGEIPFDMKKPLYLHDVNLNKEDYFLGFFNVGAYQDTLGMKHNLFSHPTEVNVVFKDEEVILEKLLESQKIIDILDDIDYDTQEMQTILSRNLPSETYEILKKYLDDNSYLKTIWSYYDDE, translated from the coding sequence ATGAAAAACAGATATGGAATAGATATTTGGAGTGATGATAATTTTTTTATTGAAGATGGAGTTGTAAAAGTAAACTACAAACCATATCCATCTTTGATAAAAATTGTAAAAGATGTAAGAAAACAAGGATTTAAAGGACCCCTACTTTTAAGATTCCCTCATATTACAAAAAAACAAGTAAAAACACTTTTTAACACTTTCAATGCAAGTATAAAAGAGTATGACTATAAAGGAAAATTTAATGCTGTTTTCCCTCTAAAAGTAAATCAGTTACCAAACTTCATTCATCCTTTAGTAAGTTACGGGAAAAAATATAATTATGGTCTTGAAGCTGGAAGTAAAGCTGAGTTAATTATTGCTATGACTTACAACAATATGGGAAGCCCAATAACTATAAATGGTTTTAAAGATAAAGAGATGATACATCTATGCTTTATTGCAAAATCTATGGGACATGATATTACAGTTATTATTGAAGGTTTAAATGAGCTAGAGATGATTTTAGAAGTTCTAAAAGAGACAAAAATGGAAGCTCCAAATGTAGGTTTAAGAGTAAGACTTCATAGCGGTGGAAGTGGTGTTTGGGCAAAAAGTGGAGGAATTGACTCTAAATTTGGACTTACTTCAACGGAAATTTTAGAAGCTTTTGAGCTTATGCAAGAAAATGAACTTGAAGATTTATTAACAATGATTCATTTTCATATAGGTTCTGCTATGAATACTATTAAACCTTTGAAAAAAGCTCTTAGAGAGTCAGGTCATATTTATGCTGAACTTAAAAATATAGGTGCAAAAAAACTTAACTCTATAAATATTGGTGGAGGATTAAGTGTAGAATATAGTGCTTACGAACAATCTAGATTTTACTCTCTTACTGAATTTGCAAGTGATGTTGTATTTACTTTAAAAGATATTGCAAAACAAAAAGGAGTTGAAGAACCAAATATTTTCACTGAATCAGGAAGATTTATAAGTGCAGCTTCAACTGTTCTTATAACTCCTGTTTTAGAGCTATTTTCAGCTGAATATGAACTTGATCATTTAAGATTAAAAGAGACAAATCCTCCTTTAATAGAAGAGTTAAGAGAACTTTTCAAAGATATGACAAAGAAAAAAGCATATGAGTTTATGCACGATAGTATAGACCATTTAGAATCACTTTTAACTCTTTTTGATTTAGGTTATATTGATTTACAAGATAGATCTAATGCTGAAATATTAACTCATCAAATTATCAAAAAAGCTATTTCACTTCTTCAAGTTGATGATTATGAAGAGCTTAAAAGATTTGATAAAAATATTCAAGAAAAATATCTACTAAATTTCTCACTTTTCCAATCTTTACCTGATTATTGGGGAATAGATCAAGAGTTTCCAATTATGCCAATAACTCATTTGGATAAAAAACCAACAAGAAGTGCTAGTTTATGGGATATAACTTGTGATAGTGATGGAGAAATTCCTTTTGATATGAAAAAACCTCTGTATTTACATGATGTAAATCTAAATAAAGAGGATTATTTCTTAGGATTTTTCAATGTTGGAGCATATCAAGATACTTTAGGGATGAAACACAATCTTTTTTCACATCCAACAGAAGTAAATGTTGTATTTAAAGATGAAGAGGTAATTTTAGAAAAACTTTTAGAATCTCAAAAAATTATAGATATTTTAGATGATATTGACTATGACACACAAGAGATGCAAACAATTTTAAGTAGAAATCTTCCAAGTGAAACTTATGAGATATTAAAAAAATATTTAGATGATAATAGTTATTTAAAAACTATATGGAGTTATTATGATGACGAATGA
- the cysE gene encoding serine O-acetyltransferase yields the protein MTNEIKNEEEKISLWSQIKEDFSVPKLNDPAFNSNFEIFFNYPGVWAIINHRVAHILYKKGFEKLSRAISGISSFFTKTDIHPAATIGRRVFLDHAIGVVIGSTSIIEDDVLIYQGVTLGGVSLNKGKRHPTIKSNVVIGSGAKILGNITVGSNSKIGANSVVVTDVPENSTAVGVPARIIKKDNKRDKMAHNELPDINKEMFKYLIERITILENNIKKEHQCDCDINEKNEILEKEYLCFIDALKSNKKE from the coding sequence ATGACGAATGAGATAAAAAACGAAGAAGAAAAAATATCTTTATGGAGTCAAATTAAAGAAGATTTTTCTGTTCCAAAACTAAATGATCCAGCTTTTAACTCAAACTTTGAGATATTTTTTAATTACCCTGGAGTTTGGGCAATCATAAATCATAGGGTTGCTCATATTTTATATAAAAAAGGTTTTGAAAAACTTTCAAGAGCTATTTCTGGAATATCATCTTTTTTTACAAAAACGGATATTCATCCAGCTGCAACAATTGGAAGAAGAGTATTTTTAGACCATGCTATTGGAGTTGTTATTGGTTCAACTTCTATTATAGAAGATGATGTTTTAATCTATCAAGGTGTAACTTTAGGTGGAGTTAGTCTTAATAAAGGAAAACGACACCCTACAATTAAATCAAATGTAGTTATTGGAAGTGGAGCAAAGATTTTAGGAAATATTACAGTTGGTTCTAACTCAAAAATTGGAGCTAATTCTGTTGTAGTTACTGATGTTCCTGAAAATTCAACTGCCGTTGGAGTACCTGCAAGAATTATCAAAAAAGATAATAAAAGAGATAAAATGGCTCATAATGAGTTACCAGATATAAATAAAGAGATGTTTAAATACTTAATAGAAAGAATCACAATTTTGGAAAATAATATAAAAAAAGAGCATCAGTGTGATTGTGATATAAATGAAAAAAATGAAATCTTAGAAAAAGAGTATCTTTGTTTTATAGATGCATTAAAATCAAATAAAAAAGAGTAG
- a CDS encoding sulfite exporter TauE/SafE family protein: MELELLAFGLITGFTSGFFGIGGGSILIPMLLVAGFAMKEAVAISIMQMVFSSIYGSFLNSKKIKGLFRDGIILGVGASIGGLFSGYFLPSIPDIYLQYLFIAVLIYTIYTLFKAPASQEIIQEDKNIFLLALIGFCVGIFAMSIGIGGSLMLLPILVQFLKYDLKVATALGLFFVIFSSIGGFISTSLYGNMLYYEGAIIGIGSLIGVYFGIKIKEKTKSTSYKKFVLLLNLFVLATMIYKTVEF; this comes from the coding sequence TTGGAATTAGAATTATTAGCCTTTGGTCTTATTACAGGTTTTACATCTGGTTTTTTTGGAATTGGTGGTGGAAGTATTTTAATTCCAATGCTTTTGGTTGCTGGATTTGCTATGAAAGAAGCTGTTGCAATATCTATAATGCAAATGGTTTTTTCATCTATTTATGGCTCTTTTTTAAACTCAAAAAAGATAAAAGGTCTATTTCGTGATGGTATAATTTTAGGAGTTGGTGCAAGTATTGGTGGACTTTTTAGTGGTTACTTTTTACCTTCAATTCCAGATATTTATCTTCAATACCTTTTTATTGCTGTGCTTATTTATACAATTTATACTCTATTTAAAGCACCTGCTTCTCAAGAGATTATACAAGAAGATAAAAATATATTTTTACTTGCATTGATTGGATTTTGTGTTGGAATTTTTGCAATGAGTATTGGAATTGGTGGTTCTTTAATGCTTCTTCCAATACTAGTTCAATTTTTAAAATATGATTTAAAAGTAGCTACTGCTTTGGGGCTATTTTTTGTTATTTTTTCATCTATTGGTGGATTTATATCTACTTCACTGTATGGGAATATGTTATATTATGAGGGAGCTATTATTGGTATTGGTTCTTTAATTGGAGTATATTTTGGAATAAAAATAAAAGAAAAAACAAAATCAACTTCTTATAAAAAATTTGTACTACTTTTAAATCTTTTTGTATTAGCAACTATGATTTATAAAACAGTTGAGTTTTAA
- a CDS encoding nitrous oxide reductase accessory protein NosL: MRKKILTSMLLFSTTLFAMDHSNHNMQHHNTNEVAIQNSSLTIPKDAKCPVCGMFVAKYEKWIATIKTEKESFYFDGVKDMMKFYFEPTKYIKNADLKNSTIKVTDYYTLEQIDAKNAFFVIGSNVMGPMGDELIPFKDENSANEFSKDHFGKKIVKFNEITLDTIPKKHH, from the coding sequence ATGAGAAAAAAAATTCTTACTTCAATGTTACTTTTTAGTACAACACTTTTTGCGATGGATCACTCTAACCATAATATGCAACATCACAATACAAACGAAGTAGCTATTCAAAATAGTAGTTTAACTATTCCAAAAGATGCTAAATGTCCTGTTTGTGGTATGTTTGTAGCAAAATATGAAAAATGGATTGCAACAATTAAAACAGAAAAAGAGAGTTTCTATTTTGATGGAGTAAAAGATATGATGAAGTTCTACTTTGAACCAACAAAATATATAAAAAATGCTGATTTAAAAAATTCAACTATAAAAGTTACTGATTACTACACTCTTGAGCAAATAGATGCAAAAAATGCTTTTTTTGTAATTGGTTCAAATGTTATGGGACCTATGGGAGATGAATTAATACCATTTAAAGATGAAAATAGTGCAAATGAGTTTTCAAAAGACCATTTTGGAAAGAAAATTGTGAAATTTAATGAAATAACTTTGGATACAATACCAAAAAAACATCACTAA
- a CDS encoding pyrimidine/purine nucleoside phosphorylase, whose amino-acid sequence MSYFKGVSIAKAANILYDGNITSRAITFEDGSKKTLGIMLAGEYELNTVNKEVIDIQRGKIDLLLPASDWQEFEGPASFTIPANTKFRLRVHSLVDYCCSFIKD is encoded by the coding sequence ATGTCATATTTTAAAGGTGTTTCTATAGCAAAAGCAGCAAATATTTTATACGATGGAAATATTACAAGCCGTGCTATTACATTTGAAGATGGAAGCAAAAAAACTTTAGGAATTATGTTAGCGGGTGAGTATGAGCTTAATACTGTAAATAAAGAAGTTATTGATATTCAAAGAGGAAAGATTGATTTATTACTTCCTGCTTCTGATTGGCAAGAGTTTGAAGGTCCTGCATCTTTTACTATTCCTGCAAATACAAAGTTTAGATTAAGAGTACATAGTTTAGTTGATTATTGTTGCTCATTTATAAAAGATTAA